GTCGCGGTCTCGTCCTCGACCTGCTGCATGATGTCGAGTTGGGTGTCCTCCAACGTGGCGATGCGTCCGCGCAGGTGTTCGATCTCGTCGAGCATCGGCTGCAGCGCCTTGGCCGCGATCATTCCCGCATCGATCTTCTGCTGATTGCGCACCAAACGGGCGCGCGCCGGAGCCAGATCGATCTCAACCCGCTCCTGCTCGGCCTCGGCGTCTCCCCTGCGGGTCTGAGCGGCAACGATCTGCTCGCTCAGTTTGGTGCGGGTAGCCTGCAATTCGGCGAGCTTGGCGTTTTCGGGAAGGGTCGAGCGGCGGTGGCGCAACCTGGCGACCTTGGTATCCAGTTCGGCGACCTGCAGCAGTGCGCGCTGCGCACCGGGATCAGCTTGCATCGATGAAACCTTTCGTTGCCCCGAGCTTAGAGCTTCGGCCCAGCGCCCAGCCAGCAGTAGGGGAAAACGCGCGCGAGTAGGATCGAACACGAATCACCGCCCAGATGTGTTTCGGAGGACTTCATGGCTAACGGCGAGAAAGCGACCCTGACCAACCGACAGTCGCCCTTCTCGGACGCCTTCAAGCAGTTCATCTGCGAGGGTTGGGCGCCCTACAGCAGTGAGCCGCCCGCTCCACTGCCGGGCGCGGTGGCAGCGGCCGCGCATCGCAAGAAGCTCTCCGCGATCTATCCGGGCGAACGCCTGATCATTCCGGCCGGCAGTCTCAAGCCGCGCAGCAACGACTGCGACTACCCCTTCCGCCCGCATTCGGCCTTCACCTGGCTGACGGGTCTGGGCACCGACCGTGAGCCCGACGCCGTCTTGGTGATGGAGCCGGCCGCCGGTGGTCATACCTCGACGCTCTACTTCCACCCTCGCGTGCCGCGCACCGATGAGGAGTTCTACGGCAACCCGCGCTACGGCGAGATGTGGGTCGGCCAGCGCGAATCGCTGGATGAGATGGCCGCTTTGGGCCAACTGCGAACGGCGAACATCGATGAGCTGGAGCCCGCCCTGCAGAAGATGGCCTCGCAGACCCCCACGCGAATGCTGCGCGAGACCGACCCGAGCCTGGCAAACAAGCTCGACGCCTGGCGAGGACGTGGCGATCGCGAGGATGCCGAGTTGGTCGTCACCCTCAGCGAGCTGCGCCTGATCAAGGACGACTTCGAGGTCGCCCAGCTACGTCAGGCCTGCCAGGCGACCGCCGTCGGTTTCGAGGCCGTGGTGCGCGAACTGCCGAACGCGCTCGCCAAACCGCGCGGTGAGCGTTGGGTCGAGGGTGTCTTCGGTCTGCACGCCCGCCATCAGGGAAACGCAGTCGGCTACGACACGATCGCCGCGTCCGGCGACCACGCCAACACCCTGCACTGGATCCGCAACGATGGCGACCTGCACGACGGTGATCTGCTGCTGATGGACGCCGGAGTCGAACTCGACAGCCTGTTCACCGCCGACGTCACCCGCACGATGCCGGTGAACGGACGATTCACCGATGCCCAGCGCAAGGTCTACGATGCCGTGCGCGCCGCCCAACAGGCGGGTTTCGAAGCCGCCAAGCCGGGCGCACTGTTCTCCGACGTCCATCAGGCGGCCATCGCGGTCATCGCCGAACGGCTCGCGGACTGGGGCGTCCTGCCGGTGAGCGCCGAGCAGGCCCTCGACCCGGTCGAGGGCGGGCAATACCGTCGCTGGATGGTGCACGGCACCAGCCACCACCTGGGCCTGGATGTACACGACTGTGCGCAAGCGCTCCGCGAGGAGTACCGGGGGCCGCTGAAGCCGGGCATGGTGATCACCGTCGAGCCGGGCATCTACTTCAAGTCGACCGACCTGTTGCTGCCCGAAGAACTGCGCGGCATCGGCGTGCGCATCGAGGACGACATCCTCATCACCGCCGACGGCTACGAGATCCTCAGCGATCAACTGCCCCGTGAATCAGCCGACGTCGAAGCCTGGATGGCCGGCCTGCTGGCCTGATTCAGGTTGGCCGACCTGAGCCAGTCCGCCGAGGACGCCTGATTCAGTCTCCCGAGGGACCGGCCGAATCGCCTCGGCGCGGGGGCTGGGCCGAGCCTTGCTCGGGGCCTTGGTGTTTCTCGGACTCTTCGGGTTGGGCTGCGCCACCGACACGTTTGGGCGCGTCGCCTTGGTCTGCTTGGTCTGCGCCTTCCGGTTTCTGGTCTGCGCTTTCCGGCTTGTGGTCTGCGCCTTCCGGCTTCTCGGAGACCGCGGGTTGGGCTGGTCCGCCGAAACGCTTCGGCACATCGCCGATGCCGGGCGCGTCGCCTTCGCTCCAGTACTGGCCGTAGGACATATTGGACGCGCCTGGAGACGATGCTGCCGGCTGTTGCGCAGGGGCCGCTGCGGCCTGGCCGGATGCAGGGGCCTGCCCCGGCCCGGCGGTCTGCCCGGGAGCGGCCGGCGAAGCACTCGTCGGCCAGGCCGGCGGTGGCAGCTTGTTCAGATCGACTTGCTGCGGCGGTGTCACCGACTGGGCCTGCGGCTGCGGCTGGACCTCGCGGGTCTGCGCCGAGCCGCCACTCAGCAGGCTGCGTGCCTTGTCGACGTATTCGGCCTCCGCGAGCACCTCGTAGTGGGTCGCGATGATCGCCGTGGTGGACGTGTAGTCACGATCTCGTCCACGCATCCGGTATTGCAGGGCCGACATCGCCATGCCGACCAGACCGAAACCGAGCAGGCCCATGGCCAGCAGGTTGAGCAGGCTCATGCCGGGCTGCAGGAGCCACATCAAGATGGCGAACATGCCTGCCCAGGTCGACCCCTGCAGGAAGCCGGACAGCAGCACCTTGCCCCAGGTCATGCTGCCGGTGACCCTCTCGACGCTCTTCAGGTCGGTACCCACGATGGCCAGGGTCGCCACCGGGAACTGCCGGTCGGCAAGATAATCGACGGCGTGCGCAGCGTCGACGTAGTCGTCGTAGACGGCGACCGACCTGGGTCGCTTCAGCTTGATGATTTCTTGCGCCGACTTGGGTGGTTGCTGGTTCATGGACACTGCGATCGACCTCCGTTATCCAGCCTATCGGCCCTTCCTACACCCGGTCGCTGTGGCCCGTCTTTGCGAGCAGCGCCTGGGCCACCTTGTATCCGGCCTCGTCGACCATCTCGTCGTCCACCACGATCGCACCGACGGCGCCGGCGGCGCGTTCACCGGCCGCGGCATAGGCCGCCACGATGCGCTCGGCGCGCTCGATCTGAGCGGCGTCCGGGGTGAAGATCTCGTTGCCGGCCTCGACCTGGCTGGGATGGACCACCCATTTGCCGTCGTAGCCGAGCGCGGCCGCCTTGGCTGCCGAGACCTTGAAGCCGGGCAGGTCGCGGATCGAGACATAGGGGCCATCGAGAGCCTGCAGGCCGTTGGCCCGGGCCGCGATGAGAATCCGGGTCAGCGCGTAGTGAAAGGCGTCCGCCTGATAACCGACGATCTGGCTGCCGACCGACAGTCCACGCATACCCATCGACGCCATGTAGTCGCCCGGCCCGAAGACCAACGTCTCGGTGCGCGCGCTGGCGGCAGCGATTTCATCGACATGCTGCAACCCGAGCGCCTCCTCGATCTGCAGTTCGAACCCGATTCGTCCGACTTCCAGACCAGCGGACGCCTCCACCTGGCTCACCACCAGATCGAGAGCGACCACCTGCTCCGCCGACGTCACCTTCGGCAACACCAGTGCGTCAATATGAGCACCTCCCCCACTGACCACCTGCATGACGTCGCCGGTGGTCCACGGCGTATCCCACGAGTTCACGCGCACCGTGACGGTCGGGGCCTTCCAGGTGCCCCCGTTCAGCGCAGCAACGATCGTGTCACGGGCGGCAATCTTGGCCGCAGGCGCCACCGCATCTTCAAGATCAAGGAACAAGCAGTCAACACCGAGGTCACGCGACTTTGCGATGAACCGCTCGGAGCTACCAGGAACGGCCAATACCGTGCGGCGGGCACGGAATGGCCGTGGCTGTTGCGTCTTCGTCATGGGGTCAGTCTAGGCTTTGCGAGTGACCAATCCTTCCTCGGTTTTCATCAGCCGCCTGCAGGGATTGCAGGTCATGGACGCCGCTGGCGATCAGGTCGGCAAAGTCCGCGATGTCGTCGTGCAGGCGCGACTGGCCGGTCGTCCCAGAGTGCGCGGGCTGGTGGTCGAACTGTTCGCGCGGCGGCGGATCTTCGTGCCCATGACCCGGGTGCACGCCATCAACCCCACCCAGGTCTCGATCGTCGGTGTCATCGACACCCGCCGATTCATCAGGCGCGCCTCCGAGATCCTGGTGATGGACGATCTGTTCGATCGCACCATCACCCTGGAAGCCAAACCGTCACAGATCTTCGACGTGGCGATGATCGAAGTCCGCAACCGGGAATGGGAACTCAGCGAGGTCGCTCTGCGTGAGGTCACCACCACCCGGCGATTCGGTTTGCCCACCACCGCCAAGGGCCCTATGACGATCGAGCCATGGTCTTTGGTGGCCTCGCAGGTGATGAACGCCGAGCAGACCACCGACACCAAGCTCGCCCAACTGGCCGACATGAAGCCCGCCGACGTGGCGCGCGAGCTTTACGACATGGACCCGGAGCGGCGGGCCGAGATCGCCAGCGCGCTGGACGACGAACAGTTGGCCGACGCCTTCCAGGAGCTTCCCGAGAACGAACAGGTTGAGCTGCTGCAGTCGTTGACCATCGAGCGGGCAGCCGATGTGCTCGACGAGATGGACCCCGACGATGCCGCCGACCTCATCAATGACCTACCGGACGATATGGCCGAGGAGCTGCTCGACCGGATGGAACCGGAGGAGGCCGCCGACGTCCGCAGCCTGCTGAAATACGAGGACCTCACCGCGGGTGGCATGATGACCCCCGAACCGGTGGTGCTGGGCGCCGACAATACGGTGGCCGAGGCGCTGGCCCGGGTACGCAACGAGGAACTGACTCCGGCGCTGGCGTCCATGGTGTTCATCACCAGACAGCCGCATGACACCCCATCGGGACGATACCTGGGCGCGGTGCACGTGCAGCGGCTGCTGCGAGAACCTCCCAGCCTGCAGATCGGCCAGATGATCGACTCCGTCTTGGAGCCACTGGTCACCTCCGCGGATATCTCGCAGGTGAGCCGGTACTTTGCCACCTACAACCTGGTGGTCGCCCCCGTGATCAACAAGGATCACCAGCTGGTGGGTGCGGTCACCGTCGACGACCTGCTCGACCACATGCTGCCCCCCGACTGGCGCGGCGATCAGATGGAGGGTAACGAATCCGAAGTGAAGGAGGACGAGCATGGCCGAGAACTCCCGCCACGATGAGGACCGTCTGAATACCCCGGGCCGTCGTTCGTCCATCAGCTGGCCGCGCCGGCTGCGCCTGAACGAGGACTGGTTCGGACGCCTCGCCGAGTGGATCGCCCGGAGGATGGGCAGCCCCGGATTTCTCATGGGCATGACCGTCTTCGTCACCGCCTGGATCGCGTTCAATGTGGTCGGGATCTTCGGCTGGCAGTGGGACCCGTATCCCTTCATCCTGCTGAACCTGGCGTTCTCGACCCAAGCCTCGTATTCGGCACCACTGATCCTGCTCGCCCAGAACCGGCAGGAGGACCGCGACCGCCTGAGTCTGAACGAAGACCGCCGGGTCGCCGCGCAGAGCCGGGCCGATATGGACTTCCTGGCCCGCGAGATCGCCGCGCTGCGCAGCAGCATGGGCGAGCTGTCGACCCGCGACTTCGTCCGTGGTGAACTGCGCGACCAATTGCGCGAGTTGCTCACCGATCTCGAATCCGACGACCCCCGCGCTGCGGACGAGATAAGTCCAGGCCAAGGCGATCCGGCTTGAAACTGACCGGGCGTTCGCGTAGTCATGAACCCGTGAGCAAATCCAACCCGGTACTGGCCAACGTGCGCGAAGCGCTGTCGACGGTGATTGACCCGGAAATCAGGCGGCCGATCACCGATCTGGGCATGGTCGACGATCTGACCATCGACGCCAACGGCGTCCTGCATGTCACGGTCCTACTGACGGTTGCCGGCTGCCCGCTGCGCAACACCATCGAACAAGACGTCACCAACGCCGTCACCAAGGTTCCTGGGGTGACCGGACTTCAGCTGACGATCGGAGCGATGAACGCCGAACAGCGAGCGGCGCTCACCTCGAAACTGCGCGGCGGAGCCCCCGCCCCGGTGATCCCGTTCGCCCAGCCGGGCTCGCTTACGCGGGTGATCGCGGTCGCCTCCGGCAAGGGCGGCGTCGGCAAGAGCTCCATGACCGTCAATCTCGCCCTGGCCCTCGCCAAGCAGGGGTACCACGTCGGCCTGCTGGACGCCGACATCTATGGCCACTCGGTCCCCGATCTGCTGGGCATCCCCGAGGACGCCCGCCCGACCATGGTCGACTCGATGATCATGCCGGTGCCGGTTGAGTACGTCAGCGCCGACGGCAAGAAGGCGGTGCTGAAGGTCATCAGCATGGGCATGCTCAAGGAGTCCCGTGACCAGGTGATCGCCTGGCGCGGACCGATCCTCGACCGGGCCCTCACCCAGCTGCTCGCCGAGGTGTTCTGGGGCGATCTCGATTTCTTCCTCATCGATCTGCCGCCCGGCACCGGAGATGTGGCGATGTCGATCGGCCAGAAGCTGCCCGGCAGCGACATGATCGTGGTCACGACCCCCCAGCCCAGCGTGGCCTGGGTCAGCGAGCGCGCAGGGACCATGGGCTCGATGCTGCACCAGAACGTGATCGGCGTCATCGAGAACATGAGCTGGTTCGAGACCGTCTGCCCGCATTGCGACCAACCGCACCGGGTGGAGATCTTCGGGAGCGGCGGCGGTCAGCAGACCGCGGACGCACTGACTGACCGCTTGGCACATGACGTGCCGCTACTCGCCCAGATCCCGATGGTCTACGCCCTGGGAGCCGGCGCCGAGATCAACGCTCCCATCGTCATCGCGTACCCCGACTCCCCCGCCGCGGAAGCCATCAATGACGTCGCCGAACATCTGGTTACGACGAAAACGTCCCTGGCAGGCAAGCCGCTGGGCCTGATCACCAACTGAGGCCCTCGCGCTGCTGCCTGGCAACGCCCGGTGTGCAGACAGGCCGGGTCGCGAGGCCCGTGCGCATCGGCGGTTGCCGGCCGCCGGTCACAACGATTCGGTCTGCGATTTGGTCTTGTGAGAGACTGGACGACAGGGCGCGGACA
The Brooklawnia propionicigenes DNA segment above includes these coding regions:
- a CDS encoding DUF1003 domain-containing protein, which gives rise to MAENSRHDEDRLNTPGRRSSISWPRRLRLNEDWFGRLAEWIARRMGSPGFLMGMTVFVTAWIAFNVVGIFGWQWDPYPFILLNLAFSTQASYSAPLILLAQNRQEDRDRLSLNEDRRVAAQSRADMDFLAREIAALRSSMGELSTRDFVRGELRDQLRELLTDLESDDPRAADEISPGQGDPA
- a CDS encoding magnesium transporter MgtE N-terminal domain-containing protein — its product is MTNPSSVFISRLQGLQVMDAAGDQVGKVRDVVVQARLAGRPRVRGLVVELFARRRIFVPMTRVHAINPTQVSIVGVIDTRRFIRRASEILVMDDLFDRTITLEAKPSQIFDVAMIEVRNREWELSEVALREVTTTRRFGLPTTAKGPMTIEPWSLVASQVMNAEQTTDTKLAQLADMKPADVARELYDMDPERRAEIASALDDEQLADAFQELPENEQVELLQSLTIERAADVLDEMDPDDAADLINDLPDDMAEELLDRMEPEEAADVRSLLKYEDLTAGGMMTPEPVVLGADNTVAEALARVRNEELTPALASMVFITRQPHDTPSGRYLGAVHVQRLLREPPSLQIGQMIDSVLEPLVTSADISQVSRYFATYNLVVAPVINKDHQLVGAVTVDDLLDHMLPPDWRGDQMEGNESEVKEDEHGRELPPR
- a CDS encoding aminopeptidase P family protein, with amino-acid sequence MANGEKATLTNRQSPFSDAFKQFICEGWAPYSSEPPAPLPGAVAAAAHRKKLSAIYPGERLIIPAGSLKPRSNDCDYPFRPHSAFTWLTGLGTDREPDAVLVMEPAAGGHTSTLYFHPRVPRTDEEFYGNPRYGEMWVGQRESLDEMAALGQLRTANIDELEPALQKMASQTPTRMLRETDPSLANKLDAWRGRGDREDAELVVTLSELRLIKDDFEVAQLRQACQATAVGFEAVVRELPNALAKPRGERWVEGVFGLHARHQGNAVGYDTIAASGDHANTLHWIRNDGDLHDGDLLLMDAGVELDSLFTADVTRTMPVNGRFTDAQRKVYDAVRAAQQAGFEAAKPGALFSDVHQAAIAVIAERLADWGVLPVSAEQALDPVEGGQYRRWMVHGTSHHLGLDVHDCAQALREEYRGPLKPGMVITVEPGIYFKSTDLLLPEELRGIGVRIEDDILITADGYEILSDQLPRESADVEAWMAGLLA
- a CDS encoding Mrp/NBP35 family ATP-binding protein, translating into MSKSNPVLANVREALSTVIDPEIRRPITDLGMVDDLTIDANGVLHVTVLLTVAGCPLRNTIEQDVTNAVTKVPGVTGLQLTIGAMNAEQRAALTSKLRGGAPAPVIPFAQPGSLTRVIAVASGKGGVGKSSMTVNLALALAKQGYHVGLLDADIYGHSVPDLLGIPEDARPTMVDSMIMPVPVEYVSADGKKAVLKVISMGMLKESRDQVIAWRGPILDRALTQLLAEVFWGDLDFFLIDLPPGTGDVAMSIGQKLPGSDMIVVTTPQPSVAWVSERAGTMGSMLHQNVIGVIENMSWFETVCPHCDQPHRVEIFGSGGGQQTADALTDRLAHDVPLLAQIPMVYALGAGAEINAPIVIAYPDSPAAEAINDVAEHLVTTKTSLAGKPLGLITN
- a CDS encoding zinc ribbon domain-containing protein: MQADPGAQRALLQVAELDTKVARLRHRRSTLPENAKLAELQATRTKLSEQIVAAQTRRGDAEAEQERVEIDLAPARARLVRNQQKIDAGMIAAKALQPMLDEIEHLRGRIATLEDTQLDIMQQVEDETATSDKLAAERKGIETAMRDLLVQRDKAARELDQQIEGFGEQRKTLAGRLPAELIALYDKIAQRAGGTGAAELRARRCGGCGLELDVSELKRQATAAPDQVLRCEECGRILVRTESSGL
- a CDS encoding general stress protein; translation: MNQQPPKSAQEIIKLKRPRSVAVYDDYVDAAHAVDYLADRQFPVATLAIVGTDLKSVERVTGSMTWGKVLLSGFLQGSTWAGMFAILMWLLQPGMSLLNLLAMGLLGFGLVGMAMSALQYRMRGRDRDYTSTTAIIATHYEVLAEAEYVDKARSLLSGGSAQTREVQPQPQAQSVTPPQQVDLNKLPPPAWPTSASPAAPGQTAGPGQAPASGQAAAAPAQQPAASSPGASNMSYGQYWSEGDAPGIGDVPKRFGGPAQPAVSEKPEGADHKPESADQKPEGADQADQGDAPKRVGGAAQPEESEKHQGPEQGSAQPPRRGDSAGPSGD
- a CDS encoding HpcH/HpaI aldolase/citrate lyase family protein is translated as MTKTQQPRPFRARRTVLAVPGSSERFIAKSRDLGVDCLFLDLEDAVAPAAKIAARDTIVAALNGGTWKAPTVTVRVNSWDTPWTTGDVMQVVSGGGAHIDALVLPKVTSAEQVVALDLVVSQVEASAGLEVGRIGFELQIEEALGLQHVDEIAAASARTETLVFGPGDYMASMGMRGLSVGSQIVGYQADAFHYALTRILIAARANGLQALDGPYVSIRDLPGFKVSAAKAAALGYDGKWVVHPSQVEAGNEIFTPDAAQIERAERIVAAYAAAGERAAGAVGAIVVDDEMVDEAGYKVAQALLAKTGHSDRV